A part of Candidatus Angelobacter sp. genomic DNA contains:
- a CDS encoding rhamnulokinase family protein, giving the protein MKTTYYIACDLGAESGRVIEGTLNNGKLALSELHRFSNQPIKDKDSLCWNIPQVFQEVLVGLRKVAEHQDPIASLSCDSWGVDYMLFEADGSLITPTYHYRDARSQTGMKEVLDKVPWETIYAETGIQKMPINTLFQLGAEKSKRLGKAHQLLSVADGFNYLLSGAAKMEVSMASTTQLYNPVTKNWSDKLIHALKLPSKLFPQIVPSGTPLGPLRADIAQQTKLEDVQVIASCSHDTAAAVAGLPASGQNWAFLSSGTWSLMGVEVPEPIINDASRELNFTNEIGYGNSVRLLKNIAGLWIIQECRRHWAEKEQDLDYDVMTHLAASSPPFESLINPSDPRFLEPGDMPSKIQAFCKETGQLVPRKPGPIVRCVLESLALLYRRTLGDIEKITGRKIERLHIVGGGTKNSLLNHFTANALQIPVVIGPTEAAAAGNVLVQAMALNHVPSLEEARKIVRDSFSMEIIQPHVAAWSAAYDRLEKLVSGA; this is encoded by the coding sequence ATGAAGACGACCTACTACATTGCCTGCGATCTCGGTGCGGAGAGCGGCCGAGTGATCGAGGGCACCCTCAACAACGGCAAACTCGCCTTGAGCGAGCTCCACCGGTTTTCCAACCAGCCCATCAAGGACAAGGACTCGCTCTGCTGGAATATCCCGCAGGTATTCCAGGAGGTTCTGGTGGGGCTGCGCAAGGTTGCCGAGCACCAGGACCCCATCGCCTCTCTCAGTTGCGATTCCTGGGGGGTGGACTACATGCTGTTCGAGGCGGACGGTTCGCTCATCACTCCCACCTACCATTACCGCGACGCGCGCTCCCAGACGGGGATGAAGGAGGTGCTCGACAAAGTCCCGTGGGAAACGATTTACGCGGAGACGGGCATCCAGAAAATGCCGATCAACACGCTCTTTCAACTCGGGGCGGAAAAATCCAAACGCCTCGGCAAGGCGCATCAACTGCTCTCGGTGGCGGACGGGTTCAACTACCTGCTGTCCGGCGCGGCCAAAATGGAGGTCTCCATGGCCAGCACGACGCAACTTTACAATCCGGTCACCAAAAACTGGTCCGACAAATTGATCCATGCGTTGAAGTTGCCGTCGAAACTGTTTCCGCAAATCGTGCCGTCCGGGACGCCGCTCGGACCATTGCGTGCAGACATCGCCCAGCAAACCAAACTGGAGGACGTGCAGGTTATCGCGTCCTGTTCACATGACACGGCCGCGGCCGTGGCGGGACTGCCGGCCAGCGGCCAGAACTGGGCCTTCCTCAGCTCGGGCACCTGGTCGTTGATGGGCGTTGAAGTGCCGGAACCGATCATCAACGACGCCAGCCGCGAGTTGAACTTCACCAACGAAATCGGCTACGGCAATTCCGTTCGCCTGCTCAAGAACATCGCCGGTCTCTGGATCATCCAGGAATGCCGCCGGCACTGGGCCGAAAAGGAGCAGGACCTGGACTACGACGTGATGACACACCTGGCTGCATCGTCGCCGCCGTTCGAATCCCTGATCAATCCGTCCGATCCCCGTTTTCTGGAACCGGGCGACATGCCTTCGAAGATTCAGGCCTTTTGCAAGGAGACCGGCCAACTCGTGCCTCGCAAGCCGGGCCCCATTGTCCGCTGCGTTCTGGAGAGCCTCGCGCTGCTCTACCGCCGGACGCTGGGAGACATCGAAAAAATCACCGGTCGAAAAATCGAACGGTTGCACATCGTGGGCGGCGGGACAAAAAACAGCCTCCTGAATCATTTTACGGCGAACGCCCTCCAGATCCCGGTGGTGATCGGCCCGACCGAAGCGGCGGCGGCGGGCAACGTCCTCGTGCAGGCGATGGCGCTGAACCATGTGCCCTCGCTCGAAGAAGCGCGCAAAATCGTCCGTGATTCGTTCAGCATGGAAATCATCCAGCCTCACGTCGCGGCGTGGAGCGCCGCGTACGACCGGTTGGAAAAGCTGGTAAGCGGAGCCTGA
- a CDS encoding esterase-like activity of phytase family protein, protein MRIFIALAFVAVTGLFTGCATPRESIQWPRYQLSAAQTWRLNLPRGERFDASGLYLTPQGELLAVSDREPSVYRIQIPPDGDASELDKLPNCFTAAQLAQFAPEKIDRYDCEGITVDERGRVYLCEEENRWILRWDPMTRQVERLNIDWTPVQKYFSKTDRNASFEGIAIGGAKLYVANEREQGRIVVVDLKTLKVVDDFAVRSSVFAPWGPHYSDLCWFRGELYVLMREDHVILRVDPHSHRVLAEYDFRAMETAPENKYRLVLPFVGVMEGLAVDDHDFWLVTDNNGLGRVRHPDDPRPTLFRCPRPDRRAKMNP, encoded by the coding sequence GTGCGGATTTTCATCGCGCTCGCTTTTGTGGCTGTGACGGGCCTTTTTACCGGCTGTGCTACTCCACGCGAATCAATCCAATGGCCCCGTTACCAGCTTTCCGCCGCGCAAACATGGCGGTTGAATCTTCCCAGGGGAGAACGCTTTGACGCCTCGGGACTATACCTTACACCGCAGGGAGAATTGCTCGCGGTCAGCGATCGCGAACCTTCCGTTTATCGCATTCAGATTCCTCCTGACGGTGACGCCTCAGAACTGGACAAACTGCCCAACTGTTTTACTGCCGCGCAACTCGCGCAGTTCGCACCGGAAAAAATCGACCGCTACGATTGCGAGGGCATCACCGTGGACGAGCGCGGACGCGTTTACCTTTGCGAAGAAGAGAACCGCTGGATCCTGCGCTGGGATCCAATGACGCGACAGGTCGAACGACTCAACATCGACTGGACGCCGGTGCAAAAATATTTCAGCAAGACCGATCGCAACGCGTCGTTTGAAGGCATCGCCATCGGCGGCGCCAAATTATACGTGGCGAACGAACGCGAGCAGGGACGGATCGTGGTCGTTGATCTCAAGACGCTCAAAGTGGTGGACGATTTCGCGGTGCGATCAAGCGTGTTCGCGCCTTGGGGACCGCACTACTCCGATCTCTGCTGGTTCCGAGGTGAGCTGTATGTCCTCATGCGTGAGGATCACGTCATCCTCCGCGTTGACCCGCACTCCCATCGTGTCCTGGCGGAATACGATTTCCGGGCGATGGAGACCGCTCCCGAAAATAAATACCGCCTCGTGCTGCCGTTCGTGGGGGTCATGGAAGGACTGGCCGTTGACGACCACGACTTCTGGCTCGTGACCGACAACAACGGCCTGGGGCGCGTCCGCCACCCCGATGACCCGCGCCCGACGTTGTTCCGATGTCCGCGGCCGGATCGTCGCGCAAAAATGAACCCGTGA
- a CDS encoding TIGR04255 family protein, which yields MRKYKRPPIVERAFSVGVQIDEELFHRRIEEWKDLLQKSFPEMETITEWQIKVTQKDGMPSFDQNHQRMSLKHRFWKGGQSNRDKGIQVWRDRVAFNLVGGPANPRHYEELEEFSHDWLPRWADHFEVKTLRGITLEYVNFISFQTVPKFASENKIDLKNILNFFSNLPGPGKTLIPPYNFEINLGITETPPMRFSAHLQNIESQPGSTLALRLDFKATTEGLGRKISLDEVKNELRLAHDLILQEFEAYFTVQARDSFGPYDSGT from the coding sequence ATGAGGAAATACAAGAGGCCACCAATTGTGGAGCGAGCCTTTTCGGTCGGGGTTCAGATCGATGAGGAGTTGTTTCATCGTCGAATAGAAGAATGGAAAGATTTGCTGCAAAAAAGTTTCCCCGAGATGGAAACAATTACCGAGTGGCAGATCAAAGTTACCCAGAAGGATGGGATGCCTTCGTTTGACCAGAACCATCAGCGAATGTCCTTGAAACACAGATTCTGGAAAGGAGGCCAAAGTAACAGAGACAAGGGAATACAAGTATGGAGAGATCGAGTGGCTTTTAATCTCGTGGGAGGACCGGCCAATCCGCGCCATTATGAGGAACTGGAGGAGTTCTCGCACGATTGGTTGCCACGCTGGGCTGACCATTTTGAAGTGAAAACGTTGCGCGGGATTACACTGGAATATGTTAATTTTATTTCTTTTCAGACCGTCCCGAAGTTTGCGAGCGAAAACAAAATTGACTTAAAGAACATATTGAATTTTTTCTCTAACCTTCCAGGACCTGGCAAAACGCTCATTCCGCCATATAACTTTGAGATTAACTTAGGAATCACTGAGACGCCGCCGATGCGGTTTAGTGCTCATTTGCAAAACATTGAATCCCAACCCGGTAGCACTTTGGCATTGCGGCTCGATTTTAAGGCCACAACGGAAGGTTTGGGCCGCAAAATCTCACTCGACGAAGTTAAAAATGAGCTTAGACTAGCTCACGATTTGATTTTGCAAGAGTTCGAGGCGTATTTCACCGTTCAAGCTCGCGACAGTTTTGGCCCCTATGATTCTGGCACCTGA
- a CDS encoding DUF1080 domain-containing protein yields the protein MKKSLAATFVLLAVFSSNAADSGRVVPIFDGKTFKGWDGDTNKTWRIEDGAFVGGSLKTTVPENQFIATTRSFTNFVLKLNFKLTGTEGFINGGVQIRSERTKNPPTEMSGYQVDMGDPEWWGCIYDESRRNKVMAKSDIKEVNKVLKRGEWNEYVIRAEGKRIRAWINGLQTVDYTEADDAIPQFGRIGLQVHGGGKTEAWYKDITIGELP from the coding sequence ATGAAAAAATCACTTGCTGCCACTTTCGTTTTGCTCGCCGTGTTTTCCTCGAACGCCGCCGATTCCGGCAGGGTCGTTCCGATCTTCGACGGCAAAACATTCAAAGGCTGGGACGGTGACACCAACAAAACCTGGCGCATCGAGGACGGCGCATTCGTGGGCGGCTCGCTCAAGACAACCGTGCCGGAAAACCAATTCATCGCCACCACGCGCTCATTCACCAACTTCGTGCTGAAGCTTAATTTCAAGCTGACCGGCACCGAAGGTTTCATTAACGGCGGCGTGCAGATTCGCAGCGAGCGCACGAAGAACCCGCCGACTGAAATGAGCGGTTACCAGGTGGACATGGGCGATCCCGAATGGTGGGGCTGCATTTACGACGAGTCTCGACGGAACAAGGTCATGGCCAAGTCCGACATCAAAGAGGTCAACAAGGTGTTGAAGCGTGGCGAATGGAATGAATACGTCATCCGCGCGGAAGGGAAACGGATACGCGCCTGGATCAACGGCCTTCAGACGGTGGACTACACCGAAGCGGACGATGCCATCCCGCAATTCGGCCGGATCGGCCTGCAGGTGCACGGCGGCGGCAAGACCGAGGCGTGGTACAAGGACATCACTATTGGGGAGTTGCCGTAA
- a CDS encoding cation-translocating P-type ATPase, with product MHAHVHEPAAEPTGRRNISELTVGGMTCQNCARHVTEAIQSVPGVASADVGLENGRATVRWKSGAETSVETVVRAVKQAGYDATPAEAACCHADGPPGSALETWKFTVILGATLTLPLIIGEWVFGWGTSDAFKWIAFSLSTPVMIVCGARFFRGAWSQLKRGGSNMDTLVALGSSTAFGFSLWGLLTGWHGHLYFMEAAAIITLISAGHFIEALVGSRAAGSLRALMNLAPQTARKLDPDGEETEVPVASLRAGDRAVLKPGDRVPTDGEVIEGGSAVDESMLTGESLPVEKAAGAKLYTGTVNQNGRLVMRVIATGEATALAQIIAVVQRAQNSRANIQKLGDRVSNVFVPVVVLIALATASWWGFAYAHALSVGQSIAPYLWPVHFPATALAAAFIQAAAVLIVACPCAMGLATPAAIMAGTNAAAQRGILIRDGAALEKSGTITAIVFDKTGTLTQGRLSVAAVEDLRDASNRSVPVEELAAALAQPSNHPLSLAVAAQDRGAQAAGLPDPAARRIQSSDWQELRGKGVQAGLDGSLFRLGSLNWLRETGVDLTRATKFVNDWSAQGATILGLAADAQLVGLLALRDTIKPHAGEVVRQLNQQGKATYLITGDNRLTAAAIAEQVGIAKENVFAEIRPERKAEMVKQLQQRGERVAFVGDGINDAPALEQADLGIAVAKASDVAREAADIILLKSDIQAIPEALGFAQAALLTIKQNLFWAFFYNAASIPLAALGFLSPVICAAAMGLSDLVVIGNALRLRKWKV from the coding sequence ATGCACGCGCACGTCCATGAGCCCGCCGCGGAACCCACCGGTCGCCGCAACATTTCCGAGCTTACCGTCGGTGGGATGACCTGCCAGAACTGCGCGCGGCATGTCACGGAGGCGATCCAAAGTGTTCCCGGTGTCGCCAGCGCGGACGTGGGCCTGGAAAATGGCCGCGCGACTGTGCGTTGGAAATCCGGCGCGGAAACGAGTGTTGAAACCGTCGTCCGCGCGGTGAAGCAGGCCGGCTACGACGCCACACCGGCGGAAGCGGCCTGCTGCCACGCGGACGGGCCGCCGGGTTCGGCGCTCGAAACATGGAAGTTCACCGTGATTCTCGGAGCCACGCTTACGCTACCGCTCATCATCGGCGAATGGGTCTTTGGCTGGGGCACGAGTGACGCCTTCAAATGGATCGCCTTCTCCCTGTCCACGCCGGTGATGATCGTGTGCGGCGCGAGGTTTTTCCGCGGCGCCTGGAGCCAGCTCAAACGCGGCGGCTCGAACATGGACACGCTCGTCGCGCTCGGCTCCAGCACGGCGTTCGGCTTCAGCCTGTGGGGTCTGCTCACCGGTTGGCACGGACATCTCTACTTCATGGAGGCGGCCGCGATCATCACACTGATCAGTGCCGGGCATTTCATTGAAGCGCTGGTCGGTTCGCGGGCCGCGGGTTCGTTGCGCGCGTTGATGAATCTGGCGCCGCAAACGGCGCGGAAACTGGACCCGGACGGCGAAGAAACCGAGGTGCCGGTCGCGTCATTGCGCGCCGGTGATCGGGCCGTGTTGAAACCCGGTGACCGCGTGCCGACCGACGGCGAAGTCATAGAAGGCGGTTCGGCCGTGGATGAGTCCATGCTCACGGGCGAATCGCTGCCCGTCGAAAAGGCGGCCGGTGCGAAACTCTACACCGGCACGGTGAACCAGAATGGCCGGCTCGTGATGCGCGTCATCGCCACCGGCGAAGCCACCGCGCTGGCGCAAATCATCGCCGTCGTCCAGCGCGCGCAAAACAGCCGGGCGAACATCCAGAAGCTCGGCGACCGCGTGAGCAACGTGTTCGTGCCGGTGGTGGTGCTGATTGCGCTGGCCACGGCGTCATGGTGGGGTTTCGCCTACGCTCACGCGTTGAGCGTCGGCCAGTCCATTGCGCCGTATCTCTGGCCCGTTCACTTTCCGGCCACCGCGCTGGCGGCTGCATTCATTCAGGCGGCGGCGGTGTTGATTGTCGCGTGTCCCTGCGCGATGGGGCTGGCCACGCCGGCGGCGATCATGGCGGGCACGAATGCCGCCGCGCAGCGCGGCATTCTCATCCGTGACGGCGCGGCGCTGGAAAAGTCGGGAACGATCACCGCCATCGTGTTCGACAAAACCGGCACGCTGACACAGGGAAGACTTTCCGTTGCGGCCGTTGAAGACTTGCGCGACGCGTCGAATCGTTCTGTTCCAGTTGAAGAATTGGCCGCCGCGCTCGCGCAGCCGTCGAACCATCCGCTCAGCCTGGCGGTGGCCGCTCAAGACCGGGGAGCGCAGGCCGCTGGCCTGCCGGACCCGGCGGCCCGCCGAATCCAAAGTTCCGATTGGCAGGAGTTGCGCGGTAAAGGCGTGCAGGCGGGTTTGGACGGATCTTTGTTCCGACTCGGCTCGCTCAATTGGCTCCGCGAAACCGGGGTTGACCTCACACGCGCGACGAAGTTCGTCAACGATTGGTCTGCGCAGGGCGCGACCATCCTCGGCCTTGCCGCCGACGCTCAACTCGTCGGCCTGTTAGCGTTGCGCGATACCATCAAACCGCATGCCGGCGAAGTGGTGAGGCAACTCAACCAACAAGGCAAAGCGACTTATCTCATCACCGGCGATAACCGGCTCACGGCCGCCGCCATCGCGGAGCAGGTCGGCATCGCGAAAGAAAACGTGTTCGCTGAAATTCGCCCGGAGCGAAAGGCCGAGATGGTGAAGCAGCTTCAACAGCGCGGCGAGCGCGTCGCGTTCGTTGGTGACGGCATCAACGACGCGCCGGCTTTGGAGCAGGCCGACCTCGGCATTGCCGTCGCGAAGGCCAGCGACGTTGCCCGCGAGGCTGCCGACATCATCCTGCTCAAGTCCGACATTCAGGCAATTCCGGAAGCGCTCGGTTTCGCACAGGCAGCTTTGCTCACCATCAAACAGAACCTGTTTTGGGCGTTCTTCTACAACGCCGCTTCCATTCCGCTGGCCGCGCTCGGCTTCCTCAGCCCGGTGATTTGCGCCGCGGCAATGGGCCTCTCGGATTTGGTCGTCATCGGCAATGCGTTGCGTCTGCGAAAGTGGAAAGTGTAA
- a CDS encoding DUF5069 domain-containing protein, producing MAKIVPLISSGVAGPLGVLHLPRLWLKVSLECRGKLADGYPGIGKGYDMMTINALGLNADAVKKFINDSKPTYCQFEAWVKKQPGVKLDKATLYKHNSAVRGYIHDDATRKGILGANGVTDEGSVNPGAVDLNNLDDWYEFHQTELK from the coding sequence ATGGCTAAAATCGTTCCGTTGATCAGTTCGGGAGTCGCCGGACCGCTGGGAGTGTTGCACCTTCCGCGCCTCTGGTTGAAGGTGTCGCTCGAATGCCGCGGCAAACTGGCCGACGGTTATCCGGGCATCGGCAAGGGCTACGACATGATGACCATCAACGCGCTCGGGTTGAACGCGGACGCGGTGAAAAAGTTCATCAACGATTCGAAACCGACCTACTGCCAGTTCGAAGCCTGGGTCAAGAAGCAACCCGGCGTGAAGCTCGACAAGGCGACCCTCTACAAGCACAACTCGGCTGTCCGGGGTTACATCCACGACGACGCGACGCGCAAAGGCATCCTCGGCGCGAACGGAGTCACCGATGAAGGTTCAGTGAATCCCGGCGCGGTGGACCTCAACAACCTTGATGACTGGTACGAGTTCCATCAGACAGAATTGAAGTAA
- a CDS encoding glycosyltransferase family 2 protein: protein MPVEISIIVPVLDEEDNVLPLAREVVGALEKEPRPFEVVFVDDGSRDGTWGKILEAHRLDPRVRGLRHERNSGQSAALWTGVRETNGPIIATLDGDLQNDPADLPKLLCELEHADFVCGVRVNRRDTWLRRVSSRIARRARRAALGADFQDTGCSLRVFKRTALDGVFPFNGWHRFLPVLVHGNGAVTKETSVNHRPRAAGVSKYGVWNRLGRGIFDLIGVAWHQKRRLRPARFSKHPDP, encoded by the coding sequence GTGCCGGTTGAAATCTCCATCATCGTTCCAGTCCTCGACGAGGAAGACAACGTTCTGCCGCTCGCTCGCGAGGTCGTTGGGGCGCTGGAGAAGGAACCGCGGCCGTTTGAAGTGGTCTTTGTGGACGACGGCAGCCGCGACGGCACCTGGGGAAAAATTCTGGAGGCGCATCGGCTCGACCCACGCGTGCGCGGTCTCCGTCACGAGCGCAACAGCGGTCAAAGCGCCGCACTTTGGACGGGCGTCCGGGAAACCAACGGGCCGATCATTGCCACCCTCGATGGAGATTTACAGAACGATCCGGCGGACCTGCCGAAACTGCTCTGCGAGCTGGAGCACGCTGATTTCGTTTGCGGCGTGCGGGTCAACCGCCGGGACACGTGGCTGCGCCGCGTGTCATCGCGCATCGCGCGCCGGGCGCGAAGGGCCGCGTTGGGCGCGGACTTTCAGGATACCGGCTGTTCGTTGCGCGTCTTCAAGCGCACGGCGCTCGACGGTGTTTTTCCCTTCAACGGCTGGCACCGCTTCCTGCCGGTTCTCGTTCACGGGAACGGCGCGGTCACAAAAGAAACCTCTGTGAATCACCGGCCGCGCGCGGCAGGTGTTTCCAAGTACGGCGTATGGAACCGGCTTGGGCGCGGCATTTTCGATTTGATCGGCGTGGCGTGGCATCAAAAACGCCGGTTGCGGCCCGCGCGCTTCTCGAAACATCCGGACCCGTAA